The segment CGTCAGCGTCATGCTGCTCAACGCCCATGAGAAGAGCGAACGCCTCAACCTGCCGGACACCCTCAAGGGCCAGCACACCGCCAAACTGACCGCCGGCCACTGCCTGTACTCGGACATGGGGCGGGTACTGGCCGCCATCACGGCCGATACCTGCGGCTGGCACGACAGCTTTGGCGGCGTGCTCAACGCCGAGGAAGTCGCCGAGAAGTACGGCGAAGGGCGTTACCAGGAACTGCGCAATGCCTTCTTTCGCAACGGCGTGGACAACCTGCTCGTCGAGATGGGCAAGTGGGACCTCAACCTGCAGGACCTGTTGATGGTGCTCAACCTGTTCAGCCGGGTGGACGTCACCGCCGACGGCGCCTTCGCCTTCCAGCCGGGCAACAGCCAGGCCGGCGACTACGTCGAGCTGTACGCGCCGATGGACACCCTGGTGATCCTCACCGCCCTGCAGCACCCGATGGACCCGAACCCGGTGTACGCGCCCAAGCCGGTCCAGCTCACCTGGCACCAGGTGGCGAGCGACGGCATCAGCGTGCTCTGCCGCACCTCGCGCCCGGAAAACGGCCGTGCCTTCCATAACACCGAACGGCTTTATCTGGCATGAGCGGTTCGTCCCTGAACCGCTCATGCGACGCCTGTCGCGGCACGTGTCCGCGACAGGCTCCCGCCGAATCGCACGCGATTCGCGGGCAGCACATCCTGTACTGCCGGGCTGCGGGCGCAGCAGCCTGAAGGAGACTAACCATGACGCTTACCGAAAGCAGCCTGCACCCCGAAACCGCCGCCTTCCGCCACGTGATCCCGGCCGGCGAGCCGTACCTGTTCGAAGTAGAGGCCGGGCAGACCCTGCGCCTGCTCGATCTCGAAGGCAACCAGGCCGTGGACACCCTGTTCTTCAGCGCCAGGAACCCGCGCGAGCGCTACGACCCGCAGCGCACCCTGCGCCGGCAGAACCGCGTGTACCTGACCACCGGCACAGTGCTCTATTCGAACCTGGGCAACCCGCTGCTGACCATCGTCGCCGACACCTGCGGCCGCCACGACACCCTCGGCGGGGCCTGCGCGCAGGAGAGCAACGTGGTGCGCTACGCCCTGGACAAGCGCTACATGCACAGCTGTCGCGACAACTTCCTGCGCGCCAGCCTCCATGACGGGCGCCTGACCAAGCGCGACATCGGCGCCAACATCAACTTCTTCATGAACGTGCCGGTCACGCCCGAAGGCGGCCTGACCTTTGCCGACGGCATCTCCGCGCCCGGCAAGTACGTGGAGCTGAGGGCCGAGCAGGACGTGATCGTGCTGATCTCCAACTGCCCGCAGCTGAACAACCCCTGCAACGGCTGGAACCCGACCCCCGCCGAGGTGCTGGTATGGG is part of the Stutzerimonas balearica DSM 6083 genome and harbors:
- a CDS encoding urea amidolyase associated protein UAAP1, whose translation is MNTEPTLRPTLYEETVPGGGHTSFVLKRGQLLRLTDLEGGANVSVMLLNAHEKSERLNLPDTLKGQHTAKLTAGHCLYSDMGRVLAAITADTCGWHDSFGGVLNAEEVAEKYGEGRYQELRNAFFRNGVDNLLVEMGKWDLNLQDLLMVLNLFSRVDVTADGAFAFQPGNSQAGDYVELYAPMDTLVILTALQHPMDPNPVYAPKPVQLTWHQVASDGISVLCRTSRPENGRAFHNTERLYLA
- a CDS encoding urea amidolyase associated protein UAAP2; the protein is MTLTESSLHPETAAFRHVIPAGEPYLFEVEAGQTLRLLDLEGNQAVDTLFFSARNPRERYDPQRTLRRQNRVYLTTGTVLYSNLGNPLLTIVADTCGRHDTLGGACAQESNVVRYALDKRYMHSCRDNFLRASLHDGRLTKRDIGANINFFMNVPVTPEGGLTFADGISAPGKYVELRAEQDVIVLISNCPQLNNPCNGWNPTPAEVLVWA